DNA sequence from the Brienomyrus brachyistius isolate T26 chromosome 18, BBRACH_0.4, whole genome shotgun sequence genome:
AAGTGCCCATAAGAAGAGCACAGTGGTTCTTTTGATGGGTTGTGTTAATTTACCACATTTTCTTAGCAGAAACAGGCCAATGGCAGCAGTGATAAGCACAACCACAGGACTCACCATCATCACAGCGCCACCCTTGCCACGGTTCTTCACCAGGGTTAGAACCCTGACCTTACTGGCACCGTACCTCTTAGTGTATCCCAAGGCCACCTGGGTGGGGGAACCAAACCTCCATGAAGCGGAGCGTTCCACAGATAGGAAACTCCCAGACTAAAAGCGGGGGGTCCTATCCCTACGGGGAAAGGGCTTTGACCCGACAAGCTAGTGGATATGAACCTAATCTGGGAATCAAGAGTCTACTGGCTCAGGAGCTATAAAGTGACCAGGTATTAACCATGAAAAACTGGGATGTTTAATAAGGCACAAGATTTTAAGTTAAATGAAAAGCAACCAAAACAATCAAATATTAGGGATACAAACTCattcttaaaataaaaaaataattattgttgaaattaaatgattaaaaattacatatatacacacggaTTAAAATCGTTGATGTTTACCTCTGTAGTCTTATCTTTACTACCATCATCAACCACAATGACTTCATAGGTGAATGACGACTGCTGCTTCTGCAAGAAGGCAACGAAAAACCGCCATTGTGCTGAACAGCTCAAATATTTAACATTACTGCCACCTACTGGCATCTTATTACCATCAGCATAAAATTTGAGGTTGGAAGTGTTGACCATATCATAGGAAACTACATTCCCAGATTCATTTAAAACTCCAGAGAGTTCCCGGTCTTTTGAAATGACACCGACTAATGTCACCACCTTACAAAAACACACGTTAGACCCACTGCTTTAAAAATGTGCGTCTAAAGAGAACATTAATATAAGTTTAGTCTGCAGACCTGTCTGTTCTCCAGGTATTCCATAGCTTCTTCCATCATCACAGGTACTGATTGAGCAAAACAAAAGCATCAAGTTAATCGGCTTCACTCACCAAGTTCACTAAAGTTCCATGATACAGTAAACAATTTAGTCATTAGTTGACATAAATATACATATGAAATTGATCATTTTACAGAGTAGAATACAAAACAATGCCAATTTGCAAGTTTAGTACTTGCATTagtactttttttaaaaagtgtctGAGATTCTTTTTTGCCTTGCTTTGTCGGAAATGTTCTTACATTGTACAGATTATATTATACTGAATTATGCCCGAGTAGCATATCTGAACATTACATTATGCAGAACAAGAATAAAGTGAAATGCAAAATAAGATTTCCGTTTGCTATTTATTCGACACTTTGTACGAAAGGAAAGTAACGGGAAGGACTCACGTCTCAGCTGTTCGTTGTAAGAGGGCACAACCACCGTCAGTTCCCGAGAGTGTGGGGTCTGCAGGAAGGGAAATTCTTCCCTTTTGCCTTCTTCGGTAAGGAAATATTTCTCCTTTTCGTGGCGTCTGAATCCGACCATTTTGGAGGCACTGAGATGTGCTGTAAGCAAGATCTGCAGAAAAGACCGGAGTCAAAAACACAAAACTGCGACGTCAAACAAGTAGTCGACAGTACACCGGTATTTCAATTACACTGTGTCAAACGAAAATGACAAGTGACATttctgcattcataaaacagtGGCCCCAGTGCGGGTGATCCAGGAAAATCTGTTCATCCTTTAATAACAAGCACACCATTTGGCCAGCAAAGTTAACAGAATAAAACCACTCACCAACAAAAAACTGATCACTACCAAGGCACCCAGTAACTGAAGTAAATCAAATAACCCAAAATCCATTCTCCATTCCCAGTGCAGCGAACCAGTTTAGCAGGGAATcgcactgtgctggactggtGGAATGAATATGCAAGCTGGGTAACCGATAACACCAGCTGCTGTACTTGACTTTCACAGTTaacaaaatatatatgtgtatatacagtatcaGGATGCAGACATGGTGGTAAAACAGACCGCCCCGTCCAGATCACAGAAAGAAAGCCATGCGGAAGCCGAGCATTGGGACTCAGATGCACCACATCATCACAGCGGTCCAAGAGCCCGCCCCTCGTCCGGATCCGACGCGGGAACTGAACAGCGGCCCCTGCTGGCCGGGAGTCAAAGTCAGGATGGAAGGCAGATGGAAGagaaaataacgcattttaaaaataacttaAGCATTTTCATTGCGCGATTTAACATTTGTTTTGTAACTTATAAAATACAGTGAATTACATTTATGTATAACATAAAAATGTATCGAATCTGCGTCTCCTGAGGGGTGTTTTGATATTTGGTTTCGTGAGTTTCGCCAAATTTAGAACACATTTTAAAACTACTAAAACGGTTAATTTAACGAACATCGATAAAAAATTAACTATATACATAATACAATTTTAAGGTACCGCACCATATAACCATTTACACTTATAGTCCTATTTAATGTTATATTGCTCTTGATAATTATGTGAACATTGTTTATGCCTTTTATGTAAATGCTAATAATCGCTCATTAGATGTAATAatctgtatattttatttttcattgagaatgTGATTTATTCAAATACGACGAATCTGCCGTGAGTTTCACGTGTTTTCACCAGTTCCACCACAACATCATGGCGGCTGGATTCAAGTGAGTGAAATTAACGCTACTGGGGTTTACGGCTGGAAATAAGCTCACGGCTGATAAGCCGGACTTTTTAACAATGTGATGtcgttgttttagttttgtcatTTGTTATAAATGCACATTTCGTGTAATGTACTGTTTCTAACTCGTTTTCTCTGTAGGTAAAGCTTGACAGAATTACCAAGAAACTTGTATAAAtagtaaataaagcattttaccGTATTTTCCCCCACCTCAGAACTGCAGAGCCTTTGGAGTATCACAGAAGTTTTCTGGTAGGTGGTAGATAGATTGTAAATGCAATTACTGTCTTTTATCTATTTGCCAGTATGTCAGGCAAAGCCATGTAAAGATAACGTAATATTAGACGTATAACAGACTATGGGGATGCCCAGCAAACAAATGAAGATACTTCCTTCCCTTTAGAAAGAAAACTGTCGACCAGATGGGAGGGAACTGGGTGAATTCAGAACCACTACACTGAATATTGGTGAGTTTTGCTAAATTGAGGATTTTAATCCTTAAACAGCATAATTGCACGAGCTGGTTAATAGGCAAACATTTCGCCCTTTTCTCAAACGACAGTGTAATCTGTACACGGGAAATATTGCTAGAGagttatttttaaaagtctCTGAATTAAATTTTTGCACCTTGCTGTCCAAGGTTCAATATCCACCGCGAACGGATCGGCTTTGGTGAAGATCGGGAACACAACTGTCATTTGTGGGATCAAAGGGGTACGCTCCGCAGAATTCCTGCTGGGAATGATCCCATTTACAGTGCCGCACAGCATCTCCATGCCATCTTTTCTGCATTTATAGGAGCTGACGTCTCCACCGAGTGATGCTTCAAATAAGGGTTATATTGGTGAGTCATCGCCCTTAACTCAGGTTGTTAAAAACTGAGAAGTATTTTTTGGACTCATTGACTTACTGTAACTCTGGGGTGTCGCAGTGCCCAATGTGGACCTGCCCCCACTGTGCTCCTCGAGGTTCCGCCCCGGTCCACCGAGCGAACAGGCGCAGGTAGCTAGCCAATTCATCGCAGATGTCGTCGACAGGTACCCAACCGCCTCTCCTCTGAACGGCTCTGTCCCTGACCTTGTACATCATGATTGCACTGTAGTTTACATTGAAAAGCTGGGCCTGTTAAAATGAACCGTTGTTCACGCTTGTTGGAATACATTGATATCCATGGTGCCAGATTACTCTTTGTTTCTTGTAGCTCCAACGTGATACAAAAAGAGGATCTTTGCATTGAAAAAGGGAAGGTGAGTCTCTTCTCTGTCATGACTTTCTGGCAGATATGGGAATACAGCAGGTTGATGACTTCTCTCTACTTTGTAGCTCAGCTGGGTGTTATATTGTGACATTATATGTCTGGACTATGATGGGAATCTACTTGACACCTGTGTCATAGCTCTGCTGGCAGCTCTGAAGAACGGTGAGCTCTGAAAACATTGTGGATGTTTGTCTGGGGTATAGCTGTTGAACTCCAGTTGGATCATATCAATGGTACAAAATCCCTCAGTGGGCAGTAATTAAACAATTTCTTCCAGGATAGAACTATTCTGATCTTAATGCCTGAGAGGCTATGGCaactttttgtattttttttttaaccattttttccccctcacaGCGAGGCTTCCAGAAGTTACGATTAATAAGGAGACAGGCCTGGCTGAAGTGAACACAGACAAGCTCCACCACGTCAATGTGTCTAAACACCCAGTTGGTTcatcattttctgtttttgacAAGTAAGTCTGGTTGGTGTGATGGGAAGGTGTCACGCTTTGGGTTTCGTGGCAATTTCAGCAACCTGTTAAAGACATTTAGGTCTAGTGTAAAATCTTATTTACCGAGTGCACCTTTACTGTACCTTTCAGTATTTGACTGCAGTGTAAAATGGAAGTGGTTACATTTGTCCAAAGTTTGGTGGTTCAGCAGGCTAACCCCTGAGCTTTTCCTTAAAGGATCTTCCTTTAAATTGTGCTTATGGTTGAACTTGTAACGTAACACGTTTCCATTGTGCAAAAGCACCATCGTTATCGTTGACCCGACCGCGGAAGAAGAGATCCTGTCGACAGCGATGATGACTGTGGTTACTGATGAAGATGACAGGCTGTGTATGCTGCATAAACCAGGTGACTCCCTCTGTACCCTCAGATGTCGTCAAAGGTTTCAAATCACTGACTTTTTCTCCCCAAAAAGTCTGCTGTCCACCTGGCTGGTCGTAATCTTGACCACAAACCTTCTGGCTCAGGTGGAAGCACTTTATCTGGAGAGAAGCTGCAGGACTGCATCAGCCGTGCCGTCACGCGACACCGTGAGGTCAGCAAGCTGATCGAGAAAGTCATGCACAGCATCGAGCCGGATAAGTGAAGACAGACATGCGGCATTTGCTCTTTTCTCTAAAAGTTGTATTTTCCACTGTCAATATATATTCTTTTTTTATCGCAATAAAACTACTGACAAATAACTCTTACAAAAATCTGTATCTGGGTCCGGAAACATCAAATGCACGCGATTCCATACGAATATACACATTCTCCATGGATAAAAGGTGAAGGTTTTAAAACGGGTCAACTGGAAGTTACATGTCAAAAATGGTGATGTTTAGGGCTCCTTGGGCCTGATTCCGGAGATTGCTTCTGTTCCTGGTTCCTGAATAGCTCTGACTGATCTGCCCAATACCCCGCCCTGCTCTTAACAGGTATAGATTTCATTATTGCATGGCCTGAGCAGAGCAGAAAATCTGTTTAACATTAGATTTCCATCTCAGCCATTCAGGATTAatcaaaaacacagtaacatacCTTTAGCGTGTTTAGCTTTTTCATTAAGTACCTAATGAGACAGCGTGTTGGCGGCTCAGGAAAAGGGATAGAGGGTCTCCGGAAGCAGGTCAGGGAAGATCTTCTGGAGCTTATGATAAGCCCAGATTTCTTGGGGCTAAAAGGGGAGCCTTGTCTCAAGGATAATCGAAGCCCTGCGATGGCAGAATCTGCAAGGCCGCTGAAGTGTTTAACCCGAAAAAAGCTGGTATGTTCCAGTAGAAGCAGACATGAGTGCGGGGAACAGTCTGATGGAAATGAGAGTTCGCCAGTGTTCCAGTGATGATGCCGGTTGCCATGGTCACGATTTGGGCAGTGACTGCGGCGTGCTGCGCTTCCTCTTACTTCTTGGGTGGCTGGCGGAATGTGGCCGCGCCCCCGCCGCCAAAGCcgtttgctgctgctgctgctgctgcgttTGGTGCTGCAAGAATCGCAACTGTGTGGTACAAGgggtagggggagggggggggagagaggtgGTTAGTCCATCTAATGTGGTACCTTTGGGTTTCCCGACGTGACCTGGCTGAGTGTGAGGGCGTaaatgcctgggggggggtggttagtaAAAGCTGGAATGATATACAGAACggacgggtgggggggggggggggggggagactgcCACAAAaagaaggtaaaaaaaaaacagcagttaTATGGTGCTTGGAGATGCACACAGACCCAAGACAACGAAGAAGATGACAAACGGGCAGCACCAGATGCAGAGGAACCTGCACACAGCCTTGTTGTCTTATCGCTTCGGTCGCCCATGACCACTGCACACGTCCGGAAATCTAACTTATCTCCCGGACGAGCTACTACTCCCCGGCCATGCCAACAGACCCCCAGCTCAGGAGCCTGACGCTCTCCGGACCTGCCACTCGGGCAGCAGGAAAGCTGGGGAGAATTCAGCAAGTCGGCCAATGAACTGAATGCACCGTAAGAGTGGGCGGAGTTCCGGAGTGTTACGCAGGCGGCGGAGCAAAGAGGAGAGAAGGTTTGGTTCACTGGCTGCACAAGGGGAGGAGAAAAATTCTTcaaaattcaaatttttttATGCATCAATTTTCCATCTATTATAATACTTCTCAGCACTGATGTGGGGACTGAGTACAACCACAGCTCAGCGCTGACAGAATtaactgaaaaagaaaaaaagagaaacctTCACTGTGACCAGAAGGGGGCGACAGTCCCTTAAGGTGCCACTATTAAGGtgctgtctccatccacatgcAGTGAAGAAGAAGGAACGCCCAAACAAGAGTCGTTAGTATGTCACTATGGAGGCACGACAAAGCCGACTGAATggtggttaaaaaaaacaacgaAAAAGGATAAAGGAGAAAGCCAAGGGGGGGGGTCAATGGTGACGGTCAGATAGTGCTGCAGACCACAGGCAGAACCGCCGGTCAGACAGAAGCGGTCCGGGTCAGGCGTCCCATCGAGCAGACGGGACTGTACACGTTTCGGAGAGCGTCGGCCTCCCgacatgaataataataatgaacaaacaaacaTCAACCACAAACTAAATGCTattgagaataaaaaaaaaaatgtaaacaccaaacTGAAAAGTTTAACTATatcaagctctgtgttttttttttttttttgtggtgcatgactagatatatatataaaaaaaaaaagtaaattaaGCCATTTTCTGTTTTGGACACAGGACTGCTGGGAATGGCTGCATTACTTGTAGCTGCGGCTGGTACTGCTGCTGTAAGGCAGAGGACAGCTGGAGCTTCGGAGATGGCAGACTCGGCCCAGGCCTGTCCGGGCCACAGCCCAGCTGGGACAGCActacggggggagggggagaggacaTGGGAAGGGGGCGGAGCCAGGGGTACGGtggattggggaggggggggattcaGAGGATTCGGAAAAGAAAGGGGGAGGAAACAACAAAAAAGGATAGAGTGTAGCACAAAGGGGGGggtagaggtcagaggtcacctcTTAGTCATTAAGAacgaaaaaaattaaataatgttaCTGTAAAAAGAACATTTTGATCCACAAGTGTGTAGGGACGATCTACGGAACGAGGAGAAACAGGAGGACAGCAAACCCATTAGTGTCACGGCCGTTAGTATCTATGTGTATTAGTGTGGTCGTAAGGGTTTGGGGGCGGAGCAAAGTGGGACTCCAGAGGAGAGGATGATTCGAGTCGAACCAGGAGCCAACGGAGGGGTAACAAGGCCAGTGACTGCAGTGAACTATATTGGGGCTGGGTTGCAGGTGatgtgaccccccaccccaagacgGCATTATGGGGGCCGTGACCAAACCTGACTgatgagacagacagacagggtgtTACACACAGCGATGTGACACGGGCATCCAAGAATGCGTGGGGGCTTGCTTTACacgtctgcgtgtgtctgtctgtgttgggCGGTGTGAGCGCGTACCTGCTGCCTGGGGGGACATGAAACCCCCCAGGTTTATCACTGCTGCTTGGGCTTGACTTCCCAGACTCTGGTCTGGACCTGCTGCTCCCTGATCAACCTGAAGGTGGCGAAAGAGGCATGGCAATTCAATCATCGTTGTTCTGCTTCGGATTTCCACATGTACACGTGTGTCTGAACACCGACAGGGATGCCCCCCCTTTTTGTCCGATTGCTCACCGGCTCCCCCTGCTgttgggggctgggggtggctgACTGACTGCTCTGCTGCTGGGGGGAGAACTGCGAGACCTGCTGCTGGAGGGGGTTGAATATCAGTGGGGTTGCAGGTATCTGGGGAAGGTTTGGGGCAGAGAAAACTCAGTAAGACTCCAAGATGAAAAGCAGCACACAGCTCACAAGTCAGGCTGCGGGGCTCGATATACCTGGAGCAGATTCAAGGGGCGAAGGCCTGGAGAATTACCCAGGCCAAAGGGACTCCCTGGTTTGTAAAGGAGACAGAAACAGCATCCCTGTGCATCAGCCGGCAAGATGAAGTCGTCAAATACATTCATATTCACTTATAATTTCATTGACGTAAACCCCACAATATTTACCGACGACATAGTTCAAGATTTCAAAGCCTCAAATAGACATAACAGAATATCTAATTAATGGTTAAAAGTTTTAATGGAGGTATGGCGGGAACTGGGGGCATACCTCCTTGTGCTGTGGGCTGCATGGTGGGCAtgaggccagcagggggcagaatCCCACCAAGGTTGATCCCTGGGGTGAGTGCACCAGGGTTGCAGCTCAGCATGGGGTTAGAGCCGCTCATCAGGGTCTGCGGGCCGCTATACATGCAGATACGGAGAGACGTGGGAGCATGCGCGCAcagacaacacacacacacacacacacacacacacacacacacacacacacacacacacacacacacacacacaatcagaaTCATTGGCATGAGCGTGCAGGAACTGCTCGGTGGAAAAGAAGCGGCTGGCAAAGCGAACAGAGTCGGCTCTTACCAGACGGATCCCACCACGTTGATGAAGTTGAGCCCAGTGGGGTTGGCCATGACCTGCGAGGAGGAGGTGCCGGTGGTGATGGAAGTGGCCATGGAGGACAGTGGTATCGTCATGACCGGCAGGGCCTGGCTGAGGGCCATCTGCTGCTGCGCGAAGGGGGCCAGCAGGGCAGGCTGGGGGGCCACGGCAATGTCTGGAGGGGTGGGCGTGACTGAGGGCGTGGCCGCCTGTACGTCCGCTGGGTGGGGCGTGGAGCACGGGGTGTTGGTGGGCGTCGGCGTTGACGGCTTGGGGGTCCCTGATCCTGGAGGTGGGAGTACAATGCCTGATATCACAGCTACCAGCTTGACtctatcggggggggggggggggactagtgggaatgttctgagggcagaatgaaagatGATCGGTTCAGAGTGATAACCAatgagattgtagaggaggtgggtccaagcaactagaggaggtggaagatatctgattggttggtcccatctcctctacaatctgatttgctatctctctgaaccaatcatttatcTTTCTATCCTCCATTTTTGTGACAGTAATACTCCCATGAGCTCAGCGGATCTGCTcagtggtgctggggggggggcgtgccttAGTAGCATGCTTACTCTGAGAGGATCCCAGGGGTGACAGCGCCGCGGGCGACACCAAACCCACTTGGCCCAGTTCCAGGGAGTGCTTCCGGGTCAGAGGTTGTGCCTTGGAGGGAGGGGGCGTTGTGCACTTCAGCTGGCTGCTGGACGTCTGGGAGGAGTATGGAGGACCTGCTGTAACAGGAGCACAATGCAGACGTGACACAGGGAAGACCCATGAGCCTCACCCCGATCCCCACTTCAGGGGTGGAACCACGACTGAGCGGCACATCCAGCGCTTACCGGAGGAGCTGCTAGCGGCGACAGACGGCAGCTTGATGGGCGGGGGCCGGTGTTTCAGCGTCTTCCCCAACATGGCAGGCTGAACGAGCAGTGAATAGCCATCGGCCTGCATGAAACCGGACCAGACAGCCGTCACCTGCCGCAAAACCGCCTCCCTCAACCCTAATGCATCAACGAGATCCGGGAACCCTCACCTCCGGCTCCCCCCCAGGGGATGCTTGGCTCCGCCCCCCTCCCGTGCTCTCCGGGTTGTGCGACATCTTCACTTGACACTTGACGTCTCGCTCGTACACCTCTTTGTACTGATTCAGAAACCTGAAGAGCAGTCAATGACACAAGGCCAACTTAACAAGACGCTCCAAGGGACCCTGAAGTAAAATTTGCTCGGAAAAGACTGAACAAAAAAATCCAACCGCAGAACCCCAAGAAAAATCGAAATAAAGTCGGCATTAAAGACTTGCTTGTCCAGTACAAGGTTAAACAACCAGGAGAATATCCCAGGaatcatagggcacaaggcaaataTCAAACATCGCAGCCATTAACAGAATGTAAATCAAACTCCGTAACTCACCTATCAGCATCAATCTTTGATCCCATTAAGAAACTAGACAGACCACATGCAGACAAAGAAACACAATCAGATGGTCCTCGAAACCCTTTTGTAAACACAAACTCTTCTGCCGATACAGGAGCCAAAGAGGAGTTTGAGGCTCACGGTGGATGAATGAGATGCAAGTTGCTCCCCCCGTCTTCTAATTTGGGGTCCTTGGCAGTGTAGATCTCCCCATAAACCTGGGGGTCGCCCACAGACTGGAAGATGGTCACTTTTGTCTTCTGCACCTGGCCGCCCACTTCACACTCGAAAAGATAGTCGTCCTTCATGTCCTTTGGAGGGAGGGAACGATGCAAGTTCAAACCAGGGGTCAAATGTTGTCAGGATTTAACGAATGTGCTTTATCCCGCATATTATTCTATAAGTTACATAAAAACTGTAAACCGTCACCTTGAGAAAATAAATGTCCCATCAGCAGGGAAGCTGAAATAGCCTACAAGTCTTCCAAAGGGTCACAAGCTACTTGTGACAGGAAACACTCCACAAATCTATAGAAATGACTGGTTCATCTCCAGcaaaattcccccccccccccccgtacctcAGCCGGCCAGACAGAGGGCTGAGCGTCTTCCAGCTTGACGGATTTCTCCACCACAGCATACTTCTCCACCTGGATTGAGAACGGTTTGGGTGGAACACAGATGCTCATTTCACATCCATCTGCATATAGCTGCATGTAGTGTTTGGCCACAGAACAAATGAGACCCCCACCCTTGCAGGGTCAGCCTTACACATCAAGTTGGGGGGGCCAAAATCCAATCCCTGCTCAAAGCACACCTACTACACCtggtaattagctgattaagacGTGGTTGAGCAGTGAAGTCTGCAAACTGTGCTGGATGTGGACCCTCGCAGAACGGTAGTGGGGAACACTGTTGTAGGTCAGAACACTGCTGGCCAGAATGGCCGAGGGAAGCTAAGAGGGGTAGGaccgagtggggggggggtttctaacTCACGTCGACTTCAGATGGGGCGGTTAGCTGGCAGCTGTTTCTTCTCCACATATCTACACACTGTAGGGGGAGAAGATAAGTGTCACATTCCTGTTTACCTCATACTTGGCAGAAGCACGAGTGCTGAGGCtgggatatgggggggggggggggggggggggttctgaacATACATTTCCAGCTTTGGAGATCTTGAGGTCTATCGAGGGGGCCGGCTTTCGCTCCTTTCTCTTCTGCAGGTAATCATAGAGACGCAgttgggggggaggagggtagTGGGCCATTTCCTGCTGCCGGTTTAGTGCTGCTCTTGAGTGCCTCTTAaaacacctgggggggggggggggggggaccagaaaATAGGAGTTAGTAAGCTCAGACGCACTCCTATCCCCTCTTAATAAACAATACCTCATTGTTGTAAATCATTcactatatttattgtattgtttAATATACAGCTCTAGAAAAAATCCAGACAATCTCCAGTTTCactaatttctcaatttatggggatgtatctgtataaaatatacatgtttcgcaaactccagcctgaatGTTCCCCCCTTCTCGTTAATAAAGGGCTTCTACCTTGTTTTataggacttcagtcctgcttctaggtgcctgatacacactgtcctagcggtgcacctcacacctgcacttaatgtttcccattccttctgaagctcacttgatgtcatcctctgattcatgagaaactcttAGATAAGCCAgcggtcatctctgccattatgccaacctggctggtttttggctATTCCCAGTGCTCACAAACACTGTGTTTTACAAACACTGAGCCCAGTGTAACCTTCTGCCAGAAGAACCACGATTTATAAAttctaatttttaattttaattaaagtggtctcaattttttcccccccagaGCTGCATATTTTCTTTATTACTGTATGCACTCCTacatttttttatacatttatcaaCCACACTTGCACATTGTCCAAGTCAACCGAATTGTACGCGACATCATCTTGTCTTAACTGTGTCTGCCAGGGGCTGTAATACATACAGTCGATAACAACAGAAGACAGATTCTCTTAATGCGTACCGCTTCCTGGGccggggattcaaacccactggATATGCGCTTTgcttattatcccaaatttcgGCCTTTGAACAAACACCCAACTTAACTTGCTTCAGTGAAATATTCAAGTGTGTAAGTAGGCAAACACCTTAGTacaagaataataatgattccacAAAGGATTTCAACATTGTCAGTGTCACCACTGGCAGAGCTGAGAGTGACATTCCTCAGTTTTTGGTGTAGGTGCTTGTCGTCATCTGAATAGCGACTTCCTTAATATTTCTTTGCAGATGGCAACTAatgataagaacataagaacataagaactatacaaacgagaggaggccattcggcccatcaagctcgcttggggagaactaaactaatagctcagagtcgttaaaatcttatctagctctgatttaaaggaacccaaagattcagcttgcactacattatcaggaaggctattccatactctgactacacgctgtgtaaagaagtgcttccttaaatccagcttgaaatgttctcccgctaatttccacctatggccacgagttcgtgtatttaaactaatgctgaagtagcaTGATGACAGAATGAGGAAGAGAATCTGCCCTCTCACCGCTTCATGGATCGCGTGTTTATCTTCTGCTTATTGTAGAGCAGGCGGTTTGCTGTACAGG
Encoded proteins:
- the supt20 gene encoding transcription factor SPT20 homolog isoform X1, which produces MQHILEYALDRAEYIVESARQRPVKRRCSSSGRKSLNQKLYELYIEECEREPELKKLRRNVNLLEKLVSQESVSCLVVNLYPGNEGYSLMLRGKNGSDSETIRLPYEEGELLEYLDGEQLPPVLLDLLEKAQVNIFHSGCVIAEIRDYRQSGNTKMPLYQNRYILLRPTMQTLICDVHTLTSDHHKWTQDDKLQLESQLILATAEPLCLDPSISVTCTANRLLYNKQKINTRSMKRCFKRHSRAALNRQQEMAHYPPPPQLRLYDYLQKRKERKPAPSIDLKISKAGNCVDMWRRNSCQLTAPSEVDVEKYAVVEKSVKLEDAQPSVWPAEDMKDDYLFECEVGGQVQKTKVTIFQSVGDPQVYGEIYTAKDPKLEDGGSNLHLIHPPFLMGSKIDADRFLNQYKEVYERDVKCQVKMSHNPESTGGGRSQASPGGEPEADGYSLLVQPAMLGKTLKHRPPPIKLPSVAASSSSAGPPYSSQTSSSQLKCTTPPPSKAQPLTRKHSLELGQVGLVSPAALSPLGSSQRSGTPKPSTPTPTNTPCSTPHPADVQAATPSVTPTPPDIAVAPQPALLAPFAQQQMALSQALPVMTIPLSSMATSITTGTSSSQVMANPTGLNFINVVGSVCGPQTLMSGSNPMLSCNPGALTPGINLGGILPPAGLMPTMQPTAQGGSPFGLGNSPGLRPLNLLQIPATPLIFNPLQQQVSQFSPQQQSSQSATPSPQQQGEPVDQGAAGPDQSLGSQAQAAVINLGGFMSPQAAVLSQLGCGPDRPGPSLPSPKLQLSSALQQQYQPQLQLRFLQHQTQQQQQQQTALAAGARPHSASHPRSKRKRSTPQSLPKS
- the supt20 gene encoding transcription factor SPT20 homolog isoform X4 yields the protein MPLYQNRYILLRPTMQTLICDVHTLTSDHHKWTQDDKLQLESQLILATAEPLCLDPSISVTCTANRLLYNKQKINTRSMKRCFKRHSRAALNRQQEMAHYPPPPQLRLYDYLQKRKERKPAPSIDLKISKAGNCVDMWRRNSCQLTAPSEVDVEKYAVVEKSVKLEDAQPSVWPAEDMKDDYLFECEVGGQVQKTKVTIFQSVGDPQVYGEIYTAKDPKLEDGGSNLHLIHPPFLMGSKIDADRFLNQYKEVYERDVKCQVKMSHNPESTGGGRSQASPGGEPEADGYSLLVQPAMLGKTLKHRPPPIKLPSVAASSSSAGPPYSSQTSSSQLKCTTPPPSKAQPLTRKHSLELGQVGLVSPAALSPLGSSQRSGTPKPSTPTPTNTPCSTPHPADVQAATPSVTPTPPDIAVAPQPALLAPFAQQQMALSQALPVMTIPLSSMATSITTGTSSSQVMANPTGLNFINVVGSVCGPQTLMSGSNPMLSCNPGALTPGINLGGILPPAGLMPTMQPTAQGGSPFGLGNSPGLRPLNLLQIPATPLIFNPLQQQVSQFSPQQQSSQSATPSPQQQGEPVDQGAAGPDQSLGSQAQAAVINLGGFMSPQAAVLSQLGCGPDRPGPSLPSPKLQLSSALQQQYQPQLQLRFLQHQTQQQQQQQTALAAGARPHSASHPRSKRKRSTPQSLPKS
- the supt20 gene encoding transcription factor SPT20 homolog isoform X2; this encodes MQHILEYALDRAEYIVESARQRPVKRRCSSSGRKSLNQKLYELYIEECEREPELKKLRRNVNLLEKLVSQESVSCLVVNLYPGNEGYSLMLRGKNGSDSETIRLPYEEGELLEYLDGEQLPPVLLDLLEKAQVNIFHSGCVIAEIRDYRQSGNTKMPLYQNRYILLRPTMQTLICDVHTLTSDHHKWTQDDKLQLESQLILATAEPLCLDPSISVTCTANRLLYNKQKINTRSMKRCFKRHSRAALNRQQEMAHYPPPPQLRLYDYLQKRKERKPAPSIDLKISKAGNCVDMWRRNSCQLTAPSEVDVEKYAVVEKSVKLEDAQPSVWPAEDMKDDYLFECEVGGQVQKTKVTIFQSVGDPQVYGEIYTAKDPKLEDGGSNLHLIHPPFLMGSKIDADRFLNQYKEVYERDVKCQVKMSHNPESTGGGRSQASPGGEPEADGYSLLVQPAMLGKTLKHRPPPIKLPSVAASSSSGPPYSSQTSSSQLKCTTPPPSKAQPLTRKHSLELGQVGLVSPAALSPLGSSQRSGTPKPSTPTPTNTPCSTPHPADVQAATPSVTPTPPDIAVAPQPALLAPFAQQQMALSQALPVMTIPLSSMATSITTGTSSSQVMANPTGLNFINVVGSVCGPQTLMSGSNPMLSCNPGALTPGINLGGILPPAGLMPTMQPTAQGGSPFGLGNSPGLRPLNLLQIPATPLIFNPLQQQVSQFSPQQQSSQSATPSPQQQGEPVDQGAAGPDQSLGSQAQAAVINLGGFMSPQAAVLSQLGCGPDRPGPSLPSPKLQLSSALQQQYQPQLQLRFLQHQTQQQQQQQTALAAGARPHSASHPRSKRKRSTPQSLPKS